The following proteins are co-located in the Mycolicibacterium goodii genome:
- a CDS encoding transglycosylase domain-containing protein gives MGARENRPPVRNPRPQVPPRAPVPPDDRLTAVLPPVRGGDVAPPIDVVRAALEGTPPPKPPPPPPPGGGGPSGPGGPSGPGRNRQFKINWKWVRRGSAIAVAVMVLLPLITFGMAYMIVDVPEPGDIRTPQVSTILASDGSEIARIVPPEGNRVDVKIDQIPVHVRDAVMAAEDRDFYSNPGFSWTGFLRAVKNNLFGGGGLQGGSTITQQYVKNALVGDERAGIGGLIRKAKELVISTKMSGEWSKDAVMQAYLNIIYFGRGAYGISAAAKAYFDKPVEQLNVAEGALLAALIQRPSTLDPAVDPEGAADRWNWVLDGMVDIGALSQADRDAQVFPPTVPPDYAFQQNQTTGPNGLIERQVTNELLDLFDINEQTLNTEGLQITTTIDPKAQQAAVDAVDKYLEGQDPDMRSAVVSIDPRTGGIKAYYGGSDANGFDFAQAGLPTGSSFKVFALVAALQQGIGLGYQIDSGPLEVNGIKIGNVEGEGCGTCSIAEALKRSLNTSYYRLMLKLENGPADVAKAAHEAGVAESFPGVEHTLSEDGKGGPPNNGVVLGQYQSRVLDMASAYATLAASGVYHKPHFVQKVVNSSGQVLFDASQDDNGEERIDKAVADNVTSAMQPIAGWSRGHNLAGGRPSAAKTGTVQLGDTGDNRDAWMVGYTPSLSTAVWVGTTEGVKPLVNKWGSPIYGSGLPSDIWKATMDGALEGTEVESFPKPTEIGGYAGVPQAPAAPSGPPTSNTTVPGQPSVTVIQPTIEVAPGITIPIGPPTTVPVGPQPPVAPGAPVAPGAPVAPGPPGVPGAPPPP, from the coding sequence CTGGGTGCGCGGGAAAACCGGCCCCCGGTGCGCAATCCGCGTCCGCAGGTTCCGCCCCGGGCTCCGGTCCCACCCGACGACCGGCTGACGGCGGTCCTGCCGCCGGTGCGTGGCGGTGACGTCGCGCCGCCCATCGACGTCGTGCGGGCCGCGCTCGAGGGCACCCCGCCGCCGAAACCGCCGCCACCGCCACCTCCGGGCGGGGGTGGCCCGTCGGGTCCGGGTGGTCCGTCGGGACCCGGCCGGAACCGTCAGTTCAAGATCAACTGGAAATGGGTGCGACGCGGCTCGGCCATCGCCGTCGCCGTCATGGTGCTGCTGCCGCTGATCACCTTCGGCATGGCGTACATGATCGTCGACGTTCCCGAGCCCGGCGACATCCGCACACCGCAGGTGTCGACGATCCTCGCCAGCGACGGCAGCGAGATCGCGCGCATCGTGCCGCCGGAGGGCAACCGGGTCGACGTGAAGATCGACCAGATCCCGGTGCATGTGCGCGATGCGGTGATGGCCGCCGAGGACCGTGACTTCTATTCGAATCCGGGCTTCTCGTGGACCGGCTTCCTGCGCGCGGTCAAGAACAACCTGTTCGGCGGCGGCGGTCTGCAGGGTGGGTCGACCATCACGCAGCAGTACGTCAAGAACGCGCTCGTCGGCGACGAACGGGCCGGCATCGGCGGTCTGATCCGCAAGGCCAAGGAGCTGGTCATCTCGACCAAGATGTCCGGCGAATGGTCCAAGGACGCCGTCATGCAGGCGTACCTCAACATCATCTACTTCGGCCGCGGCGCCTACGGCATCTCGGCGGCGGCCAAGGCGTACTTCGACAAACCCGTCGAACAGCTCAACGTCGCCGAGGGGGCGCTGCTCGCGGCGCTCATCCAGCGGCCCTCGACGCTGGATCCCGCGGTGGATCCCGAGGGTGCCGCCGACCGGTGGAACTGGGTGCTCGACGGCATGGTCGACATCGGTGCCCTGTCGCAGGCCGACCGCGACGCCCAGGTGTTCCCGCCGACGGTGCCGCCGGACTATGCGTTCCAGCAGAACCAGACGACGGGCCCGAACGGTCTGATCGAGCGGCAGGTGACCAACGAACTGCTCGACCTGTTCGACATCAACGAGCAGACGCTCAACACCGAGGGCCTGCAGATCACCACGACGATCGACCCCAAGGCCCAGCAGGCCGCGGTCGACGCCGTCGACAAGTACCTGGAGGGCCAGGATCCCGACATGCGTTCGGCGGTCGTGTCGATCGACCCGCGGACCGGCGGGATCAAGGCGTACTACGGCGGGTCCGACGCCAACGGCTTCGACTTCGCACAGGCCGGCCTGCCGACGGGTTCGTCGTTCAAGGTGTTCGCGCTCGTCGCGGCGCTGCAGCAGGGCATCGGCCTGGGCTACCAGATCGACAGTGGGCCCCTTGAGGTCAACGGCATCAAGATCGGCAACGTCGAGGGCGAGGGCTGCGGCACCTGCTCGATCGCCGAGGCGCTCAAGCGCTCGCTGAACACCAGCTACTACCGGCTGATGCTCAAGCTGGAGAACGGCCCGGCCGACGTCGCGAAGGCCGCGCACGAGGCGGGTGTGGCCGAGAGCTTCCCCGGCGTCGAGCACACGCTCAGCGAGGACGGCAAGGGCGGTCCCCCGAACAACGGTGTGGTGCTGGGCCAGTACCAGTCCCGGGTCCTCGACATGGCCTCGGCGTACGCCACGCTCGCGGCGTCCGGCGTCTACCACAAGCCGCACTTCGTGCAGAAGGTCGTCAACTCGTCCGGGCAGGTGCTCTTCGACGCCTCGCAGGACGACAACGGTGAGGAGCGCATCGACAAGGCCGTGGCCGACAATGTCACCTCCGCGATGCAGCCCATCGCCGGTTGGTCGCGCGGCCACAACCTGGCGGGTGGACGGCCGTCGGCGGCCAAGACCGGCACCGTTCAGCTCGGCGACACCGGAGACAACCGCGACGCCTGGATGGTCGGGTACACGCCGTCGTTGTCCACCGCGGTGTGGGTCGGCACCACCGAGGGGGTCAAACCGCTGGTCAACAAGTGGGGTTCGCCGATCTACGGGTCCGGGCTGCCGTCGGACATCTGGAAGGCCACGATGGACGGCGCGCTGGAGGGCACCGAGGTCGAATCGTTCCCCAAGCCGACGGAGATCGGTGGCTACGCGGGTGTGCCGCAGGCCCCCGCCGCACCGTCGGGCCCGCCGACCAGCAACACCACCGTTCCTGGCCAGCCGTCGGTGACGGTGATTCAGCCGACCATCGAGGTCGCGCCGGGCATCACGATCCCGATCGGGCCGCCGACGACCGTGCCGGTGGGACCACAGCCGCCGGTTGCGCCCGGCGCTCCCGTTGCCCCCGGGGCACCGGTGGCGCCCGGTCCGCCGGGCGTGCCCGGAGCTCCGCCGCCTCCGTGA
- a CDS encoding inositol-3-phosphate synthase, which produces MSEHTGEIRVAIVGVGNCASSLVQGVQYYRNADENTTVPGLMHVKFGPYHVRDVNFVAAFDVDAKKVGFDLSEAIFASENNTIKIADVPPLNVPVLRGPTLDGIGKYYADTIEVSDAEPADVVKALKDARVDVLVSYLPVGSEEADKFYAQCAIDAGVAFVNALPVFIASDPVWAKKFADAGVPIVGDDIKSQVGATITHRVMAKLFEDRGVQLDRTMQLNVGGNMDFLNMLERSRLESKKISKTQAVTSNLQREFNTKDVHIGPSDHVGWLDDRKWAYVRLEGRAFGDVPLNLEYKLEVWDSPNSAGVIIDAIRAAKIAQDRGIGGPVEAASAYLMKSPPKQLPDDIARAELETFIEG; this is translated from the coding sequence ATGTCTGAGCACACGGGAGAAATCCGGGTGGCCATTGTCGGCGTCGGTAACTGCGCGTCCTCCCTGGTACAGGGTGTGCAGTACTACCGCAACGCCGACGAGAACACGACCGTGCCCGGGCTGATGCACGTCAAGTTCGGCCCGTACCACGTGCGCGACGTCAACTTCGTCGCCGCGTTCGACGTGGACGCCAAGAAGGTCGGCTTCGACCTGTCCGAGGCGATCTTCGCCTCGGAGAACAACACCATCAAGATCGCCGACGTGCCGCCGCTGAATGTGCCGGTGCTGCGCGGCCCGACCCTGGACGGCATCGGCAAGTACTACGCCGACACCATCGAGGTCTCCGACGCCGAGCCCGCCGACGTCGTCAAGGCGCTCAAGGACGCCAGGGTCGACGTGCTGGTCTCCTACCTGCCCGTGGGCTCCGAAGAGGCCGACAAGTTCTATGCCCAGTGCGCGATCGACGCGGGCGTGGCCTTCGTCAACGCCCTGCCGGTGTTCATCGCATCCGACCCGGTGTGGGCCAAGAAGTTCGCCGACGCCGGTGTGCCGATCGTCGGTGACGACATCAAGAGCCAGGTCGGCGCCACCATCACCCACCGCGTGATGGCCAAGCTGTTCGAGGACCGCGGTGTGCAACTCGACCGCACCATGCAGCTCAACGTCGGCGGCAACATGGACTTCCTCAACATGCTCGAGCGCTCGCGTCTCGAATCCAAGAAGATCTCCAAGACCCAGGCCGTCACCTCCAACCTGCAGCGCGAGTTCAACACCAAGGACGTGCACATCGGCCCGTCCGATCACGTCGGCTGGCTCGACGACCGCAAGTGGGCCTACGTCCGCCTCGAAGGCCGCGCCTTCGGCGATGTGCCGCTGAACCTGGAGTACAAGCTCGAGGTGTGGGACTCCCCCAACTCCGCGGGCGTGATCATCGACGCGATCCGCGCCGCCAAGATCGCCCAGGACCGCGGCATCGGCGGCCCGGTCGAGGCGGCCTCGGCCTACCTGATGAAGAGCCCGCCCAAGCAGCTGCCCGACGACATCGCCCGCGCCGAGCTCGAAACCTTCATCGAGGGCTGA
- a CDS encoding PadR family transcriptional regulator, with product MLELAILGLLLESPMHGYELRKRLTGLLGAFRAFSYGSLYPALRRMQADGLIVEDAPGEGASKVRRARRVYQLTDAGKQRFAELVADTGPQNYSDDGFGVHLAFFNRTPAEARMRILEGRRRQVEERREGLREAVARASSSFDRYTRQLHQLGLESSEREVKWLNELIAAERLSQGRTDNP from the coding sequence GTGCTGGAGCTCGCGATCCTGGGTCTTCTGCTCGAATCGCCCATGCACGGCTACGAGCTGCGCAAACGACTGACGGGTCTGTTGGGGGCCTTTCGGGCCTTCTCGTACGGTTCGCTCTATCCGGCCCTGCGACGCATGCAGGCCGACGGGCTGATCGTCGAGGACGCCCCCGGAGAAGGAGCCTCCAAGGTGCGCCGGGCGCGCCGGGTCTACCAGCTCACCGACGCAGGTAAACAGCGGTTCGCCGAGTTGGTCGCCGACACCGGACCGCAGAACTACTCCGACGACGGCTTCGGTGTGCACCTGGCCTTCTTCAACCGCACCCCGGCCGAGGCCAGGATGCGGATCCTGGAAGGTCGCCGTCGTCAGGTGGAGGAACGCCGGGAAGGTCTGCGTGAAGCCGTGGCGCGGGCCAGCAGTTCGTTCGACCGCTACACCCGTCAACTCCACCAGCTGGGCCTGGAGTCCAGTGAACGAGAAGTCAAATGGCTCAACGAATTGATAGCGGCAGAACGGCTGAGCCAGGGGCGCACCGACAACCCATGA
- a CDS encoding DUF5318 family protein, whose translation MRLQRQVVDYALRRRSLLAEVYSGRTGVSEVCDANPYLLRAAKFHGKQSSVMCPICRKEQLTLVSWVFGEHLGPVSGSARTAEELVLLASRYDEFAVHVVEVCRTCSWNHLVKSYVLGAPRPPEARRPKRTPSTRKSARTASE comes from the coding sequence GTGCGATTGCAGAGACAGGTGGTGGATTACGCCCTGCGGCGGCGGTCCCTGCTGGCCGAGGTGTATTCCGGGCGAACCGGGGTCTCGGAGGTCTGCGACGCCAATCCGTACCTGCTGCGCGCCGCGAAGTTCCACGGCAAGCAGAGCTCGGTGATGTGCCCGATCTGCCGAAAAGAACAGTTGACCCTGGTGTCGTGGGTCTTCGGTGAGCATCTGGGCCCGGTTTCCGGGTCGGCGCGCACTGCCGAGGAGCTGGTGTTGCTCGCCAGCCGCTATGACGAATTCGCGGTACACGTGGTGGAGGTATGCCGGACCTGCAGTTGGAATCATCTGGTCAAGTCGTACGTGCTCGGCGCGCCCCGTCCACCGGAGGCACGGAGGCCGAAGCGTACGCCGAGCACGCGCAAATCTGCGCGTACGGCCAGTGAATAA
- a CDS encoding alpha/beta fold hydrolase → MSTSPEISDDELPTLDEFALLHENAAQIGRTQPLPPVERITHGAVSALKFGAEAPRVVFLHGGGQNAHTWDTVILGLGEPALAVDLPGHGRSQWREDGDYGPKLNAETIKPVLRDLAPEPRLVVGMSLGGLTALRIAATEPALVPELVLVDVTPSAPERHTAMTKAQMGTVALVRENRTFPSFAAMLDVTVQAAPHRDRNSLRRGVFHNSKRLEDGTWTWRYDSFRKGDGFEGLWDDVAAITMPTTLVRGANSFFVDDADAEQFANRAPGFRRTHIVADAGHSVQGDQPAKLVEILRAILG, encoded by the coding sequence ATGTCGACCTCACCTGAGATCTCCGACGACGAGCTGCCCACCCTCGACGAGTTCGCGCTGCTGCACGAGAACGCCGCGCAGATCGGGCGCACGCAACCGCTGCCACCGGTCGAGCGCATCACCCACGGCGCGGTCAGCGCGCTGAAGTTCGGCGCCGAAGCGCCCCGGGTGGTCTTCCTGCACGGCGGCGGCCAGAACGCCCACACCTGGGACACCGTGATCCTGGGCCTCGGTGAACCCGCGCTGGCCGTCGACCTGCCCGGGCACGGCCGCTCACAGTGGCGCGAAGACGGCGACTACGGGCCGAAGCTCAACGCCGAGACCATCAAACCCGTGCTGCGCGACCTCGCCCCCGAGCCGCGCCTGGTGGTCGGGATGTCCCTCGGCGGGCTCACCGCCCTGCGCATCGCGGCCACCGAGCCCGCCCTTGTCCCCGAACTCGTGCTCGTCGACGTCACCCCGTCGGCACCCGAGCGGCACACCGCGATGACCAAGGCCCAGATGGGCACCGTGGCGCTGGTCCGCGAGAACCGCACCTTCCCCAGTTTTGCCGCGATGCTGGACGTGACCGTCCAGGCGGCCCCGCACCGCGACCGGAACTCGTTGCGCCGCGGCGTCTTCCACAACTCGAAACGGCTCGAGGACGGTACCTGGACCTGGCGCTACGACTCGTTCCGCAAGGGCGACGGGTTCGAGGGCCTGTGGGACGACGTCGCGGCCATCACCATGCCCACGACCCTGGTGCGCGGGGCCAACTCGTTCTTCGTCGACGACGCGGACGCCGAACAGTTCGCCAACCGCGCGCCGGGCTTCCGGCGCACCCACATCGTCGCCGATGCGGGCCACTCGGTGCAGGGCGACCAGCCGGCCAAGCTCGTGGAGATTTTGCGCGCGATCCTCGGCTGA
- a CDS encoding LLM class F420-dependent oxidoreductase, whose amino-acid sequence MTPPIRIGVQLQPQHSPEYRYIRDAVRRCEDIGVDIAFNWDHFFPLYGDPDGAHYECWTMLGAWAEQTSRIEIGALVTCNSYRNPELLADMARTVDNISDGRLILGIGSGWKQKDYDEYGYEFGTAGSRLDDLAAALPRIRARLGKLNPAPTREIPILIGGQGERKTLRLVAEHAHIWHAFVDRTSYPGKAEVLDGHCADVGRDAASIERSAGVQSEGGIDAMLAEADALADLGVTILTVGVNGPDYDLSAAEALCRWRDGRQRN is encoded by the coding sequence GTGACTCCGCCTATCCGCATAGGGGTTCAGCTGCAACCCCAGCATTCACCCGAATACCGCTACATCCGCGATGCGGTGCGCCGCTGTGAGGACATCGGCGTCGACATCGCGTTCAACTGGGACCACTTCTTCCCGCTGTACGGCGACCCCGACGGCGCCCACTACGAATGCTGGACCATGCTCGGCGCCTGGGCCGAGCAGACGTCGCGCATCGAGATCGGCGCGCTGGTCACGTGCAACTCGTACCGCAACCCCGAACTGCTCGCCGACATGGCCCGCACGGTGGACAACATCTCCGACGGCAGGCTCATCCTCGGGATCGGATCCGGTTGGAAGCAAAAGGACTACGACGAATACGGCTACGAGTTCGGCACCGCGGGCAGCCGCCTGGACGATCTGGCCGCGGCGCTGCCCCGCATCCGCGCACGGCTGGGCAAGCTCAACCCGGCGCCGACGCGCGAGATCCCGATCCTGATCGGCGGGCAGGGCGAGCGCAAGACCCTGCGCCTGGTGGCCGAGCACGCCCACATCTGGCACGCATTCGTCGACCGCACCAGCTATCCCGGCAAGGCCGAGGTGCTCGACGGCCACTGCGCGGACGTCGGTCGCGACGCGGCGAGCATCGAACGGTCGGCGGGGGTGCAGTCCGAGGGCGGCATCGACGCGATGCTGGCCGAGGCCGACGCGCTTGCCGATCTCGGGGTGACGATCCTGACCGTCGGGGTCAACGGTCCCGACTACGATCTGAGCGCCGCCGAGGCGCTGTGCCGGTGGCGTGACGGACGCCAACGGAACTGA
- a CDS encoding DUF1707 domain-containing protein — translation MTRAKDSDRNDTCKVLDSAMAEGQLSMAEHRDRVSAAMKAATLGELAALVADLQNDAAPVRLPTLKPPRGPRPSGSPGWGFRVASAVVLVLLGIGIGWGVYGNSPSPLHLASDPGAQPDGIPAEVLAAPRQLQSLNGFKGLFEQMHKKFGNTMGYELDIHSDIAFLDRPDPSDNRREMSYQYRGGWGDPTGSPTAVDSDARLVDLSKFDFEKTLAVARGAPDTVGVKRADVKEIWLRISPSEDPATPELVNVEIFVTSEFGSGRVELYPDGTTKAIWPADR, via the coding sequence ATGACACGGGCAAAAGACAGCGATCGCAACGACACCTGCAAAGTGCTCGACAGTGCGATGGCCGAGGGCCAGCTGTCGATGGCCGAGCACCGGGACCGGGTCAGCGCCGCGATGAAGGCCGCGACGCTCGGCGAGCTCGCGGCCCTGGTGGCCGATCTGCAGAACGACGCCGCGCCCGTGCGGTTGCCGACGCTCAAGCCGCCGCGCGGCCCGCGGCCGTCGGGTTCACCCGGCTGGGGTTTCCGGGTCGCCTCGGCGGTGGTGCTGGTGCTGCTGGGCATCGGGATCGGCTGGGGCGTCTACGGCAACAGCCCGTCCCCGCTGCACCTGGCGTCGGATCCGGGCGCGCAGCCCGACGGCATCCCCGCCGAGGTGCTCGCTGCCCCAAGGCAATTGCAGTCGCTCAACGGCTTCAAGGGGCTGTTTGAGCAGATGCACAAGAAGTTCGGCAACACCATGGGCTACGAGCTGGACATCCATTCCGACATCGCGTTCCTGGACCGGCCCGACCCGTCGGACAACCGCCGCGAGATGAGCTACCAGTACCGCGGCGGCTGGGGTGACCCGACCGGCTCGCCGACGGCGGTGGACAGCGACGCGCGGCTCGTGGACCTGTCGAAGTTCGACTTCGAGAAGACCCTGGCGGTCGCGCGGGGCGCCCCGGACACCGTCGGCGTCAAGCGCGCCGACGTCAAGGAGATATGGCTGCGGATCAGCCCGTCCGAGGATCCGGCGACCCCCGAGTTGGTGAACGTCGAAATCTTCGTCACCAGCGAGTTCGGCAGCGGCCGCGTCGAGCTGTACCCGGACGGCACCACCAAGGCGATCTGGCCCGCGGATCGCTGA
- a CDS encoding PhoX family protein — MALVPLNLFVTHRGKSSRQHITCRYRCGDACSKPAPNTSDNEYFGDIVAQMSRRSMLRAAGVTVLAVGAGSALAACGTDEQPNAAPSSTTEPAVTPPGLRFDAVAPNTEDALVIPQGYRQQVVIAWGDPVLPDAPPFDIAAQTAVAQRKQFGFNNDFAALMPIPGQRNRFLLVTNFEYATPQFMFSGYDPEAPTRDQFDIEIAAMGMGVVEVERADDGALRPVMGRYNRRITADTPFTLTGPAAGTDFVKTAADPTGRTVAGTFANCAGGVTPWGTVLSGEENFHGYFGAPADAPAPKPVEGDRFDRYGIALEPSELRWESFDPRFDLAVTPNEVNRFGYVVEVNPWDPASTPVKHSALGRFKHEGATIHVTADGSVVAYTGDDERFDYMYKFVAAKKVVPGWENDPAAMAHNMTILDEGTLYVAKLGSDIPAEEIDGTGKLPSSGSFRGTGTWIPLLKSGPDGTGESLVDGMTAAEVAVFTRFAADKAGATKMDRPEDIEANPHTGKVYVALTNNDKRGTDGEPAPDAANPRSENKNGQILEITDNHTGTDFSWDLLMVCGDPDAADTYYAGFDKAAVSPISCPDNLAFDRHGNLWISTDGNALGANDGLFAVALDGPNRGETKQFLSVPLGAETCGPVVTDDVVTVCVQHPGESDDHSLDNPLSHWPGGGATPARPAVVAVWKPQGQIGV, encoded by the coding sequence GTGGCGCTTGTGCCGTTGAATCTCTTTGTCACCCACCGCGGCAAGTCATCCCGCCAGCACATCACCTGCCGCTACCGCTGCGGGGATGCGTGCTCCAAACCCGCACCCAACACCAGTGACAACGAGTACTTCGGCGACATCGTCGCGCAGATGTCGCGCCGGTCGATGCTGCGCGCCGCGGGCGTCACGGTGCTGGCCGTCGGGGCGGGGTCCGCGCTCGCGGCCTGCGGCACCGACGAGCAGCCCAACGCCGCACCCAGCTCGACAACCGAGCCCGCGGTCACCCCACCCGGGTTGAGGTTCGACGCCGTCGCGCCCAATACCGAAGACGCCCTGGTCATTCCGCAGGGGTACCGCCAGCAGGTGGTGATCGCCTGGGGTGACCCGGTGCTGCCGGACGCCCCGCCGTTCGACATCGCCGCGCAGACCGCCGTGGCGCAACGCAAACAGTTCGGGTTCAACAACGACTTCGCGGCGCTGATGCCGATCCCGGGGCAGCGCAACCGGTTTCTGCTCGTGACCAACTTCGAGTACGCCACGCCGCAGTTCATGTTCTCCGGTTACGACCCCGAGGCACCCACGCGGGACCAGTTCGACATCGAGATCGCCGCGATGGGCATGGGTGTCGTCGAGGTGGAACGCGCCGACGACGGCGCACTACGGCCGGTGATGGGCCGCTACAACCGCCGCATCACCGCCGACACCCCGTTCACGCTCACCGGACCGGCCGCGGGCACCGACTTCGTCAAGACCGCGGCCGACCCCACCGGCCGGACCGTTGCGGGCACCTTCGCCAACTGTGCTGGTGGTGTAACCCCGTGGGGCACAGTGCTTTCCGGCGAGGAAAACTTCCACGGTTACTTCGGCGCGCCGGCCGACGCCCCGGCCCCGAAACCCGTCGAGGGCGACCGCTTCGACCGCTACGGCATCGCGCTGGAACCGTCCGAGCTGCGCTGGGAGTCCTTCGACCCACGCTTCGATCTGGCGGTGACCCCCAACGAGGTCAACCGGTTCGGCTACGTCGTCGAGGTCAATCCGTGGGATCCCGCCTCGACCCCGGTCAAGCACTCGGCGCTGGGCCGGTTCAAGCACGAGGGTGCCACGATCCACGTCACCGCCGACGGCAGCGTCGTCGCCTACACCGGCGACGACGAACGCTTCGACTACATGTACAAGTTCGTCGCGGCCAAGAAGGTGGTGCCGGGCTGGGAGAACGATCCCGCCGCGATGGCGCACAACATGACGATTCTCGACGAGGGAACGCTCTACGTCGCGAAACTGGGCAGCGACATCCCGGCCGAAGAGATCGACGGCACCGGCAAGCTGCCGTCGTCGGGATCCTTCCGCGGGACCGGCACCTGGATCCCGCTGCTCAAGTCGGGTCCGGATGGCACCGGTGAATCCCTGGTCGACGGCATGACCGCCGCCGAGGTCGCGGTGTTCACCCGCTTCGCGGCCGATAAGGCCGGCGCCACCAAGATGGACCGGCCCGAGGACATCGAGGCCAATCCGCACACCGGCAAGGTGTACGTCGCGCTGACCAACAACGACAAGCGCGGCACCGACGGCGAACCGGCGCCCGACGCCGCCAATCCGCGCTCGGAGAACAAGAACGGTCAGATCCTGGAGATCACCGACAACCACACCGGCACCGATTTCAGCTGGGACCTGCTGATGGTGTGCGGCGACCCCGACGCCGCCGACACCTACTACGCCGGCTTCGACAAGGCGGCGGTGAGCCCGATCTCGTGCCCCGACAACCTGGCCTTCGACCGTCACGGGAACCTGTGGATCTCGACCGACGGCAACGCCCTCGGTGCCAACGACGGCCTCTTCGCGGTGGCGCTCGACGGCCCGAATCGCGGTGAGACCAAACAGTTCCTGTCGGTTCCGCTCGGCGCGGAGACCTGTGGCCCGGTGGTCACCGACGACGTGGTGACGGTGTGCGTGCAACACCCGGGCGAAAGCGACGACCACAGCCTGGACAACCCGCTGTCACACTGGCCCGGCGGCGGCGCCACCCCGGCCCGGCCCGCGGTGGTCGCGGTGTGGAAACCGCAAGGCCAGATCGGGGTGTAG
- a CDS encoding GntR family transcriptional regulator, with the protein MPKKYGVKEKDQVVTHIINLVMTGKLRTGDRIDRNEIVRDLGLSRVPIQEAVVQLEHDGILSTRYHRGAFVARFDEATVAEHHELYGILNGIASARCAANPTPRVLAQLEETLRIMRAAKDVKTFQDNCWVFRRAINDEYAGPRLQATIRAGESFAPADFWTGYPTAKPDFLGTYEDEFTAIQDRDPDNARKACMRRSETMARIMIAELTRRGVFGDLRSP; encoded by the coding sequence GTGCCGAAGAAGTACGGGGTCAAAGAAAAAGACCAGGTGGTCACGCACATCATCAACTTGGTGATGACGGGCAAGCTTCGGACCGGGGACCGGATCGACCGCAACGAGATCGTCCGGGATCTCGGGTTGAGCCGCGTCCCCATCCAGGAGGCCGTCGTGCAGCTCGAACACGACGGCATCCTGTCCACCCGATACCACCGCGGCGCCTTCGTCGCCCGGTTCGACGAAGCCACCGTCGCCGAACACCATGAGCTGTACGGGATTCTCAACGGCATCGCCTCGGCCCGCTGCGCGGCCAACCCCACCCCACGGGTCCTCGCCCAACTCGAGGAGACGTTGCGGATCATGCGCGCCGCCAAGGACGTCAAGACCTTCCAGGACAACTGCTGGGTTTTCCGCCGCGCGATCAACGACGAATACGCGGGCCCGCGGCTGCAGGCCACCATCCGCGCCGGCGAGAGCTTCGCGCCCGCGGACTTCTGGACCGGCTACCCGACGGCCAAACCCGATTTCCTGGGCACCTACGAAGACGAGTTCACGGCCATCCAAGACCGCGATCCCGACAACGCGCGCAAGGCCTGCATGCGCCGGTCCGAGACCATGGCCAGGATCATGATCGCCGAGCTCACCCGGCGGGGAGTGTTCGGCGACCTGCGCTCACCATGA